ACTATCCCCCGGGATCAAATATAATCTTTCTCTTTTATATTTCCATTCGGAACTTTCCCATTCTGATTTCGTATAATTAAATTGTAATGGGATCGCGATCGCTTTTTTAAGTTTAAATTCCCTATCCACCAGAGAGAGAACCTTTTTCCTTTCTAAAGCCTCGAACGAAAAATCCTCCGAATTAAAATCCCCGCTCTTAGGATCCTTCCATTCGGGGAGTTGTCCTTCTTTCCATAGATAGTAAAAACCGTCCTCGTATAAAGGAACCATATGTTTGGAAGAAATGCCTAAGGTCTTACAAACTTCTTCCGCAAATACATCGGATAATTTTAAGTCCTGGTCTAAATCCTGTTTTTCTTTTTCAGAGGAAGAAACAAATAGTTCTTCGTTCTTCCACAAATGCTCTCCGTCCTTCCTCCAAAAAACGTTTAAAGACCAACGAGGTAAAGGTTCTCCCGGATACCATTTCCCTTGAGTCACTTGGACCAAAGAACCGGGGGAAAATCTCTTACGAAGCCTGGTAAGAAGTGTTTCGCCTAACTCTAACTTTTCATTTCCTAGTGCGAGAGTATTCCATTGAGGATCTTGCCTGGAAGTATCCGAAATAAAAGTGGGCTCTCCTCCTATAGAAACGCGAATATCATTTTTTTTGCATCTAGCGTCCAGATCGGTTCCGAGCTTAATAATTCTATTCCAAGTAGGATCCGTATAAGGTTTAGTGACGCGAGGAGATTCCTGGAAACGTTTCACTTCCATTCTGAATCCGAATTTGGACTCTGCGGGATCCGAATATCCGAATACTGGAGAAGCACTTCCGGGTTCTGGGACCGCCGCTAATGGAATATGACCTTCTCCAGTAAACAGACCGGAAGTTGGGTCTAACCCTACCCATCCTGCACCGGGTAGGAACACCTCAGCCCATGCATGAAGGTCCGTAAAATCTTCCTTAGCTCCGGAAGGCCCGTGGATAGAAACCTCGTCCGGTTTCAATTGGATCAGATATCCTGAAACAAACCTGGAAGCCAGGCCGATATGTCTCAAGATCTGAACTAGTAAAAATGCAGAGTCCCTGCAAGATCCGGATCTTCTTTCTAAAGTTTCCGTACAAGTTTGGACACCGGGCTCCATTCTGATCACATAAGAAATGTCCTGATATACCCTTTGATTGAGACCGACCAAAAAGTCTACGGTGCGCTTTGGTTTTAAGATGCCGTCTTTTCTTAAATTAGATATATAATTAGCGAGTGCGTTACTTCCGTCTGTTGCGCTTAAGTAAGGAAGAAGTTCCTTTCTCAAAGCATCCGAATAGATAAAAGGAGTCTCTTCCGCGTCAGGCTCTAAGAAAAAATCGAACGGGTTGATAACTTGTATCTCGGCGACAAGATCCACGAGTATTTTCAATTTTTCAGTCTTCTTAGGAAATACCAACCTTGCCTGATAGTTCCCAAAAGGGTCTTGTTGCCAGTTCAAAAATTGTTCCGACGGTTCCACTAAAAGTGAATAAGAAACGATCCTGGTCCTAGAATGAGGAGCGGGTCTCAATCGAATAATATGAGGAGATAACGCAACTGGTCTATCGTATTCGTAAGAAGTTTCGTGGGTAAGAGAGACTAATAAGGACATTATCAATTCCTAAAATAGGTCTCGTCCAACTGAGTAGCGATGCCATTCAATCTTACTTGCAATTGGTCCAAATATTCATGCATTCCGGAAGAAAAAATTTCGTCGATGGAGGCGTAATTCATTTCGGAAAGAAGAACACCTACCCTCTTCTCAGTTTCGTCCCCATAACTATCTCTCTCGGTCCCGCTTAAAATTTTTAGGCTATCGAACGCTTTAGAAAGACAGAAACGTATCGCTCTCGGAAAAATTTTATCCAAGATTAAGAACTCTGCGATATTCTTAGGAGTGATCCTTGTATAAAAACGATTGAACATTTCGTGAGCGCTTGCGGACTTCAGAAGAGAAAGCCATTGGATCAGATCTAATGTCGATCCAACTTCTTCTCTAGCGGGAAGAAGTATAAAATATTTCATGTCCAAGATACGAGTGGTCTTATCAGCTCTTTCTAATAATCTTCCGAGTAATGCAAAATGCCAAACCTCGTCGTGCGAAATTGTGGCCTCTTGACAACCATAGAATAATAAACACTGATTTCGGATCGCCTTGAAAAATTCCGCAATTCCGGGCATATCAGATTCTTCGAATTTTCTTTTGGATTTGATGGTAAGATAGAATTCGTTGATTACTTCCCACATAGGAGTGGAAATATTCTCTCGGATGGTTCTGGCATTTTCTCTTGCGCGGATCAAACAATTCATGATCGAGTTCGGATTCTCAGTATCCAAACTCATGAAGTGGATCACATTCTCTTTGCTAGGAGAATTATACTTTCTGGAAAATAATTCATTATCTCCGGTGGTATACACCAAAGGTGTCCATTGTCTGTTGGAATCCTCGTTTAGGTCCAAGGAAAGCTGAAAATTCACATCCAAAAAGCGTGAATAATTCTCGGCCCTTTCCATATAACGATTCATCCAGTATACGGATTCAGCGACTCGGCTTAGCATTAGGAAACCTCTCTAGTTTTGTGATGTTTTTTCGGTTCCGCTTGGGACATTCCCCTGATTGCCAGTTCTTCTTCTTTTTTGATATTAACCCATCACCCAAGTATCTTTAGAGCCGCCGCCTTGGGAAGAATTCACAACTAAGGAACCTCTTCTCAATGCGACTCTAGTTAAACCTCCGGGCATCACATAGATCTCTTCTCCATATAAGATGAAAGGTCTAAGATCCACATGCCGTCCTTCTAACTTATCCTCTATCAATGTAGGAATCCTGGATAAACTCAAAACAGGCTGAGCAATATAATTGCGGGGATCGGCCTTAACTTTCGCTACGAATTCCTCTTTTTCTTTTTCGCTGGCAACAGGCCCTATTATCATTCCGTATCCGCCTGCTCCGTTAGCCGCCTTTACTACAAGATTTCCGATATTCTCGCAGACATATTTTAGGTCCTTCTCCCTGGAACATAGATAAGTCGGAACGTTAGGTATAATCGGCTCTTCTCCCAGATAATACTTAATAAAATCCGGAACATAAGAATAGATCACCTTATCGTCCGCAACTCCTGTGCCAGGGGCGTTCGCCAATGCAACGTTTCCTTTTTTAAATACTTCGAATATACCTGGAACACCTAAAAGAGAATCCTTACGGAAGGCTTTAGGATCCATAAAAGTATCGTCGATCCTTCTATAGAGAACGTCCACTTGTTTCAATCCCTTGGTGGTCCTCATATACAATTTATCGTCTCTTACCGTAAGATCCGTGCCTTCTACCAAAGGAACTCCCATACGAGATGCAAGAAAACTATGCTCGTAGTATGCCGAGTTATAGATCCCGGGAGTTAGTACTCCGATATTCGGGTTAGGTTTGTCGGAAAGATGTTCAAGCATTCCCCTAAGTCTGATCGGATAATCGTAAATGGGTCTTACAGACAAGCTAGCGAATAGCTCCGGAAAGGTCTTTTTCATCACTTCACGATTTTCTAATACATATGAAACGCCGGAAGGACAACGAAGATTATCCTCTAGGACCAACATCTGCCCATCCCCATCGCGCACCAGATCCGTTCCGGTAATATGGATCCAAATCCCTTTAGGAGGTTTGATACCTATACATTCTTTTAAATAACCTGAACTGCTATAAACGATTTCCGCAGGGATCACTCCGTCTTTAATGATCTTCTCGTCTCCGTAAACGTCTTGGATAAAAAGATTTAAGGCACGGATCCTTTGTTTAAGACCTTCTTCCATTTTTTTCCATTCGAAAGAAGTTACGATGCGGGGAATGATATCGAAAGGCATGATCCTCTCTTCTTCTTCCTCGTCTCCATACACATTAAAAGTAATGCCCAAAGAAAGAAGCGCCTTTTCCGCAGAGGCTTTTCGCTTCAAAAGCTCCTTATCATCCATCCCTTCGATTCTGGATTTTAAAATATGATAACTCTGGCGAATTGCCCCCTCTTCGGAGAACATTTCGTCGTAAAAGGAATCCGTCTGGTAATTAGTCAGGAGCATAGAATCCTCCTCCCATCTATCAGAAGGAGACCAATTTCGCCTCTAATAAACAAGCAGAAATTAAATACTTCGCTTATTTTTTATACTAATTATATATCAATGTTTATAAATTAAACATTTTATTAAAATATTCACCAAATTGTTCTGAAAGAAATCTGATTTTGATCGAAAACCGAAGGAAATGGAGTGGGAGCGGTTTTGCGAATATGCGACTACGTGCAGGGAGGGAGGCGGCTTTGCGAATGTTCGCCCATGCCTGGATAAAAATATATTTTACTATACAGGTAAAACTTCCAAGGGAAGGTTTTTGAAAAA
The window above is part of the Leptospira licerasiae serovar Varillal str. VAR 010 genome. Proteins encoded here:
- a CDS encoding circularly permuted type 2 ATP-grasp protein, which codes for MLLTNYQTDSFYDEMFSEEGAIRQSYHILKSRIEGMDDKELLKRKASAEKALLSLGITFNVYGDEEEEERIMPFDIIPRIVTSFEWKKMEEGLKQRIRALNLFIQDVYGDEKIIKDGVIPAEIVYSSSGYLKECIGIKPPKGIWIHITGTDLVRDGDGQMLVLEDNLRCPSGVSYVLENREVMKKTFPELFASLSVRPIYDYPIRLRGMLEHLSDKPNPNIGVLTPGIYNSAYYEHSFLASRMGVPLVEGTDLTVRDDKLYMRTTKGLKQVDVLYRRIDDTFMDPKAFRKDSLLGVPGIFEVFKKGNVALANAPGTGVADDKVIYSYVPDFIKYYLGEEPIIPNVPTYLCSREKDLKYVCENIGNLVVKAANGAGGYGMIIGPVASEKEKEEFVAKVKADPRNYIAQPVLSLSRIPTLIEDKLEGRHVDLRPFILYGEEIYVMPGGLTRVALRRGSLVVNSSQGGGSKDTWVMG
- a CDS encoding alpha-E domain-containing protein is translated as MLSRVAESVYWMNRYMERAENYSRFLDVNFQLSLDLNEDSNRQWTPLVYTTGDNELFSRKYNSPSKENVIHFMSLDTENPNSIMNCLIRARENARTIRENISTPMWEVINEFYLTIKSKRKFEESDMPGIAEFFKAIRNQCLLFYGCQEATISHDEVWHFALLGRLLERADKTTRILDMKYFILLPAREEVGSTLDLIQWLSLLKSASAHEMFNRFYTRITPKNIAEFLILDKIFPRAIRFCLSKAFDSLKILSGTERDSYGDETEKRVGVLLSEMNYASIDEIFSSGMHEYLDQLQVRLNGIATQLDETYFRN